In one Juglans regia cultivar Chandler chromosome 11, Walnut 2.0, whole genome shotgun sequence genomic region, the following are encoded:
- the LOC109011755 gene encoding protein PIN-LIKES 3-like isoform X1 encodes MGFVNLFVVALMPVLKTLLITGVGLLLAIDRIGLLGPDARHILNNIVFFVFTPALMVSNLSETITFQGLMTLWFMPVNILLTFIIGSTLAWILVKITRTPEHLHGLVIGCCSAGNLGNLLLIIVPAVCDETNSPFGDSSTCSTNGEVYASLSMAVGAIYIWSYVYTIMRIFANKSIREPSETFSETCTVSLLPSSDCPSFDDPSDQVELPLNGSGGEVKAKILNQIIERIKMYAERVNLKMLFAPSTIGVAVGLIIGIVPPIRKLLIGDSAPLRVITSSASLLGEATIPSMTLIVGANLLKGLRRSEVSLLLTVGVMAVRYIALPLFGIVVVKAAQMWGMVGSNSLYQFILMLQYALPPAMSIGTITQLFGASECECSVIMLWSYVAASFSMTLWSAFYMWIVS; translated from the exons ATGGGATTCGTAAACCTGTTCGTTGTTGCGTTGATGCCAGTCCTCAAAACGCTCCTGATCACTGGTGTTGGATTATTGCTTGCAATAGACCGTATAGGTCTCTTAGGGCCGGATGCAAGGCATATTTTGAACAAT ATTGTGTTTTTTGTGTTCACTCCTGCACTCATGGTTAGCAACTTGTCAGAGACTATTACATTTCAGGGCCTGATGACTTT GTGGTTCATGCCAGTGAATATCCTTCTCACATTTATTATTGGCTCAACACTTGCATGGATACTTGTTAAGATAACCAGAACTCCTGAACATCTACATGGCCTTGTAATCGGTTGCTGTTCTGCAG GAAATTTGGGAAACTTGCTTCTGATTATTGTCCCAGCAGTTTGTGATGAAACAAATAGCCCATTTGGAGATTCATCTACTTGCTCGACAAATGGTGAAGTTTATGCTTCACTTTCTATGGCG GTTGGTGCAATTTATATATGGTCTTATGTATATACGATCATGCGGATATTTGCAAATAAAAGCATCCGAGAACCGTCAGAAACATTTTCAGAGACTTGCACAGTATCCCTACTTCCTTCAAGCGACTGTCCAAGCTTTGATGACCCTTCGGATCAAGTTGAACTGCCTCTCAATGGATCTGGGGGAGAAGTGAAG GCAAAGATACTGAATCAGATTATTGAGCGCATTAAGATGTATGCAGAGCGGGTCAATCTGAAAATGTTGTTCGCGCCGTCTACAATTGGTGTG GCTGTTGGGTTGATCATCGGAATAGTTCCTCCAATACGGAAGCTACTGATTGGTGATAGTGCTCCTCTTCGCGTGATCACTAGCTCTGCGTCTCTGCTTGG GGAGGCAACTATTCCATCTATGACTTTGATAGTGGGAGCAAACCTGCTTAAGG GGTTGAGAAGATCCGAAGTAAGTTTGCTACTTACTGTAGGTGTTATGGCAGTAAGGTATATTGCATTGCCGCTTTTCGGTATTGTTGTCGTTAAAGCTGCACAAATGTGGGGCATGGTTGGATCAAACTCATTAtaccaatttattttaatgcttCAATATGCACTTCCACCTGCAATGAGTATAG GTACGATTACCCAGCTGTTTGGGGCTAGTGAGTGTGAATGTTCTGTTATCATGCTATGGTCATATGTTGCGGCTTCATTCTCTATGACACTGTGGTCAGCCTTCTACATGTGGATTGTCTCATAA
- the LOC109011755 gene encoding protein PIN-LIKES 3-like isoform X2, whose protein sequence is MGFVNLFVVALMPVLKTLLITGVGLLLAIDRIGLLGPDARHILNNIVFFVFTPALMVSNLSETITFQGLMTLWFMPVNILLTFIIGSTLAWILVKITRTPEHLHGLVIGCCSAGNLGNLLLIIVPAVCDETNSPFGDSSTCSTNGEVYASLSMAVGAIYIWSYVYTIMRIFANKSIREPSETFSETCTVSLLPSSDCPSFDDPSDQVELPLNGSGGEVKAKILNQIIERIKMYAERVNLKMLFAPSTIGVAVGLIIGIVPPIRKLLIGDSAPLRVITSSASLLGEATIPSMTLIVGANLLKGLRRSEVRLPSCLGLVSVNVLLSCYGHMLRLHSL, encoded by the exons ATGGGATTCGTAAACCTGTTCGTTGTTGCGTTGATGCCAGTCCTCAAAACGCTCCTGATCACTGGTGTTGGATTATTGCTTGCAATAGACCGTATAGGTCTCTTAGGGCCGGATGCAAGGCATATTTTGAACAAT ATTGTGTTTTTTGTGTTCACTCCTGCACTCATGGTTAGCAACTTGTCAGAGACTATTACATTTCAGGGCCTGATGACTTT GTGGTTCATGCCAGTGAATATCCTTCTCACATTTATTATTGGCTCAACACTTGCATGGATACTTGTTAAGATAACCAGAACTCCTGAACATCTACATGGCCTTGTAATCGGTTGCTGTTCTGCAG GAAATTTGGGAAACTTGCTTCTGATTATTGTCCCAGCAGTTTGTGATGAAACAAATAGCCCATTTGGAGATTCATCTACTTGCTCGACAAATGGTGAAGTTTATGCTTCACTTTCTATGGCG GTTGGTGCAATTTATATATGGTCTTATGTATATACGATCATGCGGATATTTGCAAATAAAAGCATCCGAGAACCGTCAGAAACATTTTCAGAGACTTGCACAGTATCCCTACTTCCTTCAAGCGACTGTCCAAGCTTTGATGACCCTTCGGATCAAGTTGAACTGCCTCTCAATGGATCTGGGGGAGAAGTGAAG GCAAAGATACTGAATCAGATTATTGAGCGCATTAAGATGTATGCAGAGCGGGTCAATCTGAAAATGTTGTTCGCGCCGTCTACAATTGGTGTG GCTGTTGGGTTGATCATCGGAATAGTTCCTCCAATACGGAAGCTACTGATTGGTGATAGTGCTCCTCTTCGCGTGATCACTAGCTCTGCGTCTCTGCTTGG GGAGGCAACTATTCCATCTATGACTTTGATAGTGGGAGCAAACCTGCTTAAGG GGTTGAGAAGATCCGAA GTACGATTACCCAGCTGTTTGGGGCTAGTGAGTGTGAATGTTCTGTTATCATGCTATGGTCATATGTTGCGGCTTCATTCTCTATGA